CGGCTGCGGGTCCGCGGACCTTCCCGACGAGGCCGGCGACCGCGAAGATCGTCACCACGTAGGGCAGCATCAGCATGAACTCGCTGGGCACAGGAGACCCGATCACGCCGAGGGTGTTCTGCAGGTTCGACGCGAAGCCGAACAGCAGCGCGGCGAGGGTGGCCCGGATCGGGTCCCAGTGTCCGAAGATGACGGCGGCGAGAGCGATGTAGCCCGCACCCGCGGTCATCTCCTTGTTGAAGGCGCCGACGGAACCGAGAGTGAAGAACGCTCCGCCGAGTCCGGCGATCGCGCCGCCCAGGGACACGTTCCAGAACCGCGTCTTGGCGATGTTGATACCGACGGTGTCGGCCGCCTGGGGGTGCTCCCCCACCGCACGCAGACGCAGGCCCCACCGGGTGTGGAACAGGCCGACGTAGACCAGGACCACCGTGATGTACATCAGGTAGACGATGATCGTCTGGTTGAACAGCATCGGCCCGATGATCGGGATGTCGGCCAGCACCGGGATCGGCAGCCGCGGGAAGCGCGGCGGGGAGTTCAGCGTCGCCGCGTTGGGCGACAGCAGCTGCGAGAACAGGAAGCTCGTCAGACCCACGACGAGGACGTTCAGCACGACACCGACGATGACCTGGTCGACCAGGTACTTGATCGCGAACGCGGCGAGCACGAACGACACGAGCACACCCGAGACGGCCGCGGCCAGCAGCCCGACGAACGGGTTGCCGGTCGCCGTGGCGACGACGGCGGAAGTGAAGGCCCCCGCGAGCAGCTGCCCCTCGATCGCGATGTTGACCACGCCGACGCGCTCGCTGATGACGCCGGCCATCGCGCCGAAGATCAGCGGGACCGACAGGCTCAGGCCACCGGCGAGCAAGCCGGTGAGCGGGATGACCGCGGTGGTCGCCCCGGCGGCCGCCCACGTGAGGAAGCCCACCATGAAGACCAGCGCGAAGATGACGGCGAGCCAGATCGGCGGACGACGGCGGGCGCGGACCAGCAGCACGGCCGCGACGGTGATGAGCACCATCAGGACGGTGCAGACGATCCCGGTGACGACTCCGCCGAGCACGACCTCGGGCAACTGGATGAACTCGCCCGGGCTCGAGATGCGGAAGACGGCGTCGCCGTCCTGGCGGGCGACGACGAACAGCACGGCGGCGAGCACCGTGATGACGGCATAGACGATCGGAGCCTTCCAGCTGATCACGACCGTGGTGTCGAGGGCGGCGGGCGACGAAGCGGCCTCGCGGTGCGCGGCAGTGGTGCTCACTTCGCCGCCTCCTTCTTCTTGAGGGTGCGCGCTTTCGGCTGACGCACGCCGGGGGCGGGCAGACGGAAGATCGCCCGCACGAGCGGCGGGGCGGCGATGAACAGCACGATGAGCGACTGCACCACCACGACGATGTCGATCGGCACACCGTTGGCGGCCTGCATCGAGAATCCGCCGGCTTTGAAGGCACCGAACAGGATGCCGGCCACGAGCACGCCCACGGGGGTGGAACGCCCGAGCAGAGCCACGGTGATCGCGTCGAAGCCGATGCCCGCGTCGATCCCGCTGGAGAAGCCGGTCGTCACGGTGCCGAGCACCTGATCGACGCCGGCGAGACCGATGAGCGCGCCCGAGATGAGCATCGCGTAGACGTACATCGACTTGACGTTGATACCGGCGACCCGGGCGGCGTTCGGGTTGAGTCCGACGGCACGGAAGCGGAAGCCGAGCGAGGAGCGCTCCAGGATCCACCACACGAGCACGACCGCGAGGATCGACAGGATGAACCCGAAGTGCAGGTTGTAGCCGGGGCCGAGGAGGTCGGGCAGGACCGCTGTCTCCTTCATCGGCGGAGTCGTCGGGTTGCTCGACCCCGGAGCCTGCAGGAGGCCGGGGGTGCGCAGCATGTAATAGACGAGGTAGAACGCGACGTAGTTGAGCATGATCGTGACGATCACCTCGTGCGCTCCCGTTCGTGCCTTCAGCACACCCGCGATCCCGGACCACACCGCGCCGGCCGCCACTCCGGCCACGAGGGCGACGAGAAGGTGGATGCCCCAGGGCAGGTCGAACGCGAACGCGACCCACCCGCTCGCCGCGGCCGCGACGAGCATCTGTCCACGGCCGCCGATGTTGAACATGCCGACGCGGAACGCCAAGGCGACGCCGAGACCGGCGACGATGAGCGGCGTCGCGAAGGTCAGCGTGTCCGTGAGGGGCTTGATGCCGTTGGCGAACTCGGGACGCCGGAAGTTGTAGATCGCGCCCTGGAAGAAGGACGAGTACGCCCCCGACACCGACTGCCAGATGGCGGAGAGCGTGTCGAGCGGCCGAGCGAAGAAGTACCCCGCGGCCGCCTGCACGTTCTCGTCGGTGGCGGCGATCATGATGGCCCCGACGAGCAGAGCCAGGATGACGGCGAGCACCGAGATGATGGCGTTGCCGGTCGCGATCTCGCGCAGCGCGCGCTGCCACCGTCCCTCATCGGGTGCGGGCGTCGGCACGACCACGCGCGCTCCGACGCCGCTGTCGACGACGGCGTTCCCCTCCAGGGCGACATCGGCCTGAGCGGCTGCGGCCACGTCCGCCCGCGACACGGACGGGTCTTGAGGGCTGTGCGGATCGCTCACGCGGCCACTCCTTCGTTCTGAGGCGCT
This portion of the Microbacterium testaceum StLB037 genome encodes:
- a CDS encoding ABC transporter permease; this encodes MSDPHSPQDPSVSRADVAAAAQADVALEGNAVVDSGVGARVVVPTPAPDEGRWQRALREIATGNAIISVLAVILALLVGAIMIAATDENVQAAAGYFFARPLDTLSAIWQSVSGAYSSFFQGAIYNFRRPEFANGIKPLTDTLTFATPLIVAGLGVALAFRVGMFNIGGRGQMLVAAAASGWVAFAFDLPWGIHLLVALVAGVAAGAVWSGIAGVLKARTGAHEVIVTIMLNYVAFYLVYYMLRTPGLLQAPGSSNPTTPPMKETAVLPDLLGPGYNLHFGFILSILAVVLVWWILERSSLGFRFRAVGLNPNAARVAGINVKSMYVYAMLISGALIGLAGVDQVLGTVTTGFSSGIDAGIGFDAITVALLGRSTPVGVLVAGILFGAFKAGGFSMQAANGVPIDIVVVVQSLIVLFIAAPPLVRAIFRLPAPGVRQPKARTLKKKEAAK
- a CDS encoding ABC transporter permease translates to MSTTAAHREAASSPAALDTTVVISWKAPIVYAVITVLAAVLFVVARQDGDAVFRISSPGEFIQLPEVVLGGVVTGIVCTVLMVLITVAAVLLVRARRRPPIWLAVIFALVFMVGFLTWAAAGATTAVIPLTGLLAGGLSLSVPLIFGAMAGVISERVGVVNIAIEGQLLAGAFTSAVVATATGNPFVGLLAAAVSGVLVSFVLAAFAIKYLVDQVIVGVVLNVLVVGLTSFLFSQLLSPNAATLNSPPRFPRLPIPVLADIPIIGPMLFNQTIIVYLMYITVVLVYVGLFHTRWGLRLRAVGEHPQAADTVGINIAKTRFWNVSLGGAIAGLGGAFFTLGSVGAFNKEMTAGAGYIALAAVIFGHWDPIRATLAALLFGFASNLQNTLGVIGSPVPSEFMLMLPYVVTIFAVAGLVGKVRGPAAAGKPYIKG